ATGTCGCGATGGCCAACTTGCTGGCTGGGGAGCGGGTCGTGCCCGAGTTCCTGCAGGGGCGGGCGGATCCCGTGGGGTTGTCGCGCGAGGTGGTCGATTGGCTCGAGGACCCGGAGCGCAGGCGCGCGACAAGCGAGAGGCTCCGGCTGGCCGCCTCCGGCCTGGGCGACGGAGGGGCGCCAAGCCGCGCGGCCGAGGCGATCCTGGCGGAGCTAGGCTCTTGAGCCGGAAGCCCAACCCTTCGGCGATGGAGAGCCGTCCGCAGGTGCCCGATGCGGACTCGACGCGCAGAGGCGGCCGGAGGCGGGATCGCCGCCCGCCGCCGCCGCGCGAGCTCCTCCCCACACTGAAGTACCGCCTGATTGGGCTGCTCGGAGCCGCCCTCGTCAGGATCTGGGGAGCCACCCTCCGGATCGAGTTCCTGAACGACGATCACCGGCGCGCCGCCGAGGATGCGGGCGAGCGTGTGGCCTACGCCTTCTGGCACGGGATCCTGCTGCCGCTGGCCTATACGCATCGAGGCCGCGGGATCGTCGTCCTGGTCAGCCGCCACGGCGACGGGGAGATCATCAGCCAGATCGTCTGCCGCCTCGGCTACGGCGTCGTCCGCGGCAGTTCGACCCGGGGCGGAGCGAGGGCCATGGTCGAGATGGCGCGCGCCGCCCGCGCCGGGCATCCCCTCGCGGTGACGCCGGACGGCCCAAGGGGACCGAGACGCGAGCTGCAGCCGGGGCTCCTCCACATTGCGCATCGCGGCGGCGTCCCGATCGTGCCGGTGGCGCTCGAGGCCCTGCGCAGAACCGAGCTCTCCTCGTGGGACCGATTCCTGATCCCGCATCCGTTCTCGCGGGTTGCGATCGCGACCGGGCCGAAGATCACGATTCCCGCCGGGGTGTCCGCGCAGGATCTGGAGTCGGAGTGGGCCCCGCGGGTCGCCGCGGCGCTCCGGGCCGTCTGCGAAGCCGCGGCCGCATGGCGCGCGGCCCACGGGAAGGCGTCGTGCTGATCGCTTTCATCGTCTACCAGGCCATCGCCGCGCTCGGCGCCCTGATCGGCATCCTCTACCTTGCGATCAGGCGGCCGGGAGAGATCGGGGAGCGCCTGGGACTCGGCCCGCGGCGGGCCCGGGGAGGGGTCTGGATCCACGCGGCAAGTCTGGGCGAGTTCGAGGCCGCTCTTCCTCTCCTCGGCCCGCAGGGGCTTGCGAGCGAACCGGATGGCATCCTCCTCTCCTGCACCAACGCGACGGCGAGGGAGAGAATCCGCGCGAGACTCCCCGCCGGCGCGCGCGTGCGTCTGGCGCCGATCGACTTGCTCCCGTGCGTTGCCGGCGCCCTCGCGCGCGAGCGCCCGCGTCTGCTCCTCTTCCTGGAAACCGAGATCTGGCCCGCGTGGATTCTCGCCGCCGCGAAGCGCGGGATTCCAATGGCGCTGGCGAGCGGTCGCCTGTCCGACCGGAGTCTTCCGCGCTACCGGCTCCTCCGAGGCGCGCTGAGGCCGGTCCTGTCTCGCTTCAAGGTCATCGGATGCCGCACGGAGGAGGACCGGCGCCGCTGGATCGCCATCGGCGCCCCGCCCGATCGTTGCCGCGTGTGGGGCAACACGAAGTACGCGTTGGGGACCGCGCCATCGCGGCCGCGACGTGGCGCGCGAGCGGCCCGGGAGAGGCGCCTTCTGGTCGGGGGCTCGCTCCGCCGGGGGGAAGAGTCGATTCTGGATCTCCTGGACGGGGGTCGCGAGCGACGCTGGCGACTCCTCCTGGCTCCGCGCCACTTGTCGAGCCTGGATCGCTGGGAAGACTGCCTGCTGCGCCGCGGCGTGCCCGCGGCCCGTCTCTCGCTCGCGGGGATCGATCCGGCTGGGTCTCCGGAGGGGGCTCAAGCGCTCCTGCGCCGCGACGACCGATTGCCGCCGGTCCTCCTCCTCGATCGCATGGGGCTCTTGCAGCCGTCCTATCGGATCGCCGACGCGGCCTTCGTAGGGGGAACGTGGGTTCCAATTGGAGGGCACAACCTCTTCGAAGCCGCGCGTGAGGGGATTCCGGTCTTCTTCGGACCCTCCACGGCCGGCGTACGCGACGCCGCCGAGGCGCTGACGGCAACCGGCGGGGGGAGGTGCGTGGAAGGTCCGCACGAACTTGCCGCGGCCCTCGACGCTCTCGATCGCGATCCCGGGGGATTCGACTCGATGGGGGAGGCGGCGCTGCGCGCCGCGGTCTCGCTTTGCGGAGGGGCTGAGAGAACGCTTCGTGGGCTCGCGGCCGCGGGGCTGCTCACTTCCAGCGCGAGCGCCACACCAGGGGATCTGGGAGAAGCTCCCTCGAGCATGGCGGACGAGGGGAGATCGCGGATGGCTGAGAGATCTCGCCGCGAGAGGGGGCGCCCGTGATGAGGCGCCTCCGCGGATGGATCGATGCGGCCTGGGGGAGCCCGCCAGGCCCGGCGCCGCGCGGGATCTGGCTGCTCGAGACGGCGGCCACTGTCTATCGGGGTTGCGTGCGACTCCACCGTCCCAGGCAGCAGCGGGCGCCGATCCCGGTCGTGTCGGTTGGATCGCTCTGGGCCGGCGGAGCCGGGAAGACGCCCCTCGCGATGGAGATCGCCCGTCTCGCGCGGATCGAGGATCTGGCCCCGGCCGTTCTGTTGAGGGGGTATGGAGGATCGACCCGGCGTGGGGTTCGGGAAGTGCCCGGCAGCCGGGCGGCGGGAGACTGGCGGATCTACGGCGACGAAGCATGCCTGCATGCGGATGCGGGCACTGCGCGGATCTTCGTGGG
The Candidatus Eisenbacteria bacterium genome window above contains:
- a CDS encoding DUF374 domain-containing protein yields the protein MSRKPNPSAMESRPQVPDADSTRRGGRRRDRRPPPPRELLPTLKYRLIGLLGAALVRIWGATLRIEFLNDDHRRAAEDAGERVAYAFWHGILLPLAYTHRGRGIVVLVSRHGDGEIISQIVCRLGYGVVRGSSTRGGARAMVEMARAARAGHPLAVTPDGPRGPRRELQPGLLHIAHRGGVPIVPVALEALRRTELSSWDRFLIPHPFSRVAIATGPKITIPAGVSAQDLESEWAPRVAAALRAVCEAAAAWRAAHGKASC